CGGAATGGTTCCACAAAGATGGTTGTGGCTCAGATCCAAGTGTCCAACGAACCGAACCGAAGATAACGAACCGGGTATCTTACCGGTCAAGTTATTATGGGACAAATCAAGTGCCATAAAATAGGTCCTTACCCCAAAAACATCGGGTATAGCACCCTCGAACCCGTTTCGGCTCAGATTCAATATACCCATACCCGAATTACTCAATAATTTCGAAGGTATTTGACCTGACATAGAGTTGCCATCCAATTTAAGTGTTGAAAGAACCTTCATTTTTCCAAGCTGAACCGGGATTGAACCGGTAATCCGGTTCATCGATAAATCAAGATCCGCAAGCCGGttcattttaaaaattgattttggtATCGAACCGGTTAGTTCGTTTCGACTCAGCAGGGCGCGACTCAGCATTCTGAGATTTCCGAAATTCCACGGCAACGCGCCGGAGATTTGGTTGTTGCTGAGGTCAAGGTGTTTGAGCCCGGCAAGGTTGACGATCGACTTCGGAATCTTGCCGGAGATGGCATTGTCGCCAAGGCTCAAAACTGTGAGTCGCCGGAGCTTTCCGATGTCGGCCGGAATATCACCGGAGATCTGATTTCCGGTGAGATCGAGGATTCGAAGCGAGGAAAGTGACGATGAAATGCAGGAGGGGATATCTCCGGAGATTGCCTTCCAGTCGGCGACCACGAGTGTGGAAAGTCCGGTGAGTTTGCAAATCTCCGGCGAGATATTTCCGGTCATGTAGCCGGTGCGTTGAAGCTTCTGGAAGATAAGGTCTTGTGACTCGCCTCGGAGGTTGATATCGGTGACACGGTGGGTGTTTGGATCGCAGCTGAGACCGTACCAGCCCTGGCAGCAGTCGTTGCCCGTCCAAGTCTGGAAGATGCCGAGATAAGGTTCGGTCAGGGCGTCCTTGAAGGCTATGAGTGCTGCCCGGTCTGACGGCGGGCAGGCAGTAACGGCAGATATGACGGACAAGATAAAGAGAGTAAGGAACAAgagcgaagaagaagaagccatgtACTTAAGTGTGTTGTGTGAGTGTGTGGGTTAACGTTTGTGAGTAATGGGTTATTATATACAAGTAACTGAATAAGTGGTTGGTGAATAAAACGAATTTGACAGTGATAGAGAGATAGTGAGTTTATGTTAAAATTGGTGGGGTTAAGCTTTGGGTTTTATTGAAGCTAATTAGCTTCAACGAGTGAGTGGTAGGCATATGCATGCCACATGCAATTGCAAATGGTGGGGTTAACATCTTGATTAATAATCATCATAGAAATATAAGTCTTGGCTAAATCAAGATTCATACTTTTTTAAGAGTAAGAAAATAGTTTTCACCTGTGATTAAGTCTATAGACGCTTATAGAAGaagaatattatttttgttaCGGTACAGTCCAAACGTCATTCGGGCCGACCCGATCCATAGGCCACCAGACCTAAATGAGCGGGCGCGAGATGCTCAAcggccgacccggacacgcgtcctttACAGCTCACTACTACAGCTGTATTGGGAAGTTTCGAGGAAGGTGGGTCTGCCCTCGCGGGACCCACTCCTGACATGGTATATATGGGGAGAGTCCTACCCCTCCTCAAGGTACGTGACCCTACTCCAAATTCTCACATCACCTATACACTCTATTGACTTGGGCAtcggagtgtcattgcaggtgacacccccctcacTTCATCAAGAGCTTGTCAGATCGGCAGCCCACGCGAACCGTTCCCAGCGCCCAAACCAAGACAGAGACCCATCTTCTCGCACATCCTACCACCTGAACCATCCGATAACCCGACGTACCGAATATTGGTGCCGTCTGCGGGGACTCTCTCTAACATGGATTTTGGTTTCTGGCGCGGCCGACGGTGGGGCCGGAACCCGCGGGGAGGGGATAGATCCCCGAAGTAGCGGGGTAGCCGTCGGAGCCACCGTTCGCGAAGGCAGCAGATCTCCCCCACGACACATGGAGGGACGACCCTTTGGAGGGACTAACAGCGATAGCGCCAGGATAATACAAGAGCTGCGCCACAGGGTGCAAAACTTGGAGCGAGAAGTAGCCAACCGTGAAAGTCGTCAGCCCACTCCTAGCCAGGAGCCTTCCTAATCCACTCCAAGGGGAGAAAGGAGTCTCCGGAGGAGTCGCTCCAGGCGCACCCCGAACCCCCGGACAGAATCAGAAAGCCAAGAGAGCAGAGAGGTGCCAAGGAGAAGGCGAGACCCGTTGGTCTACAACAGATCGCCAACGGGAGACACCGAAGAAGAAGACTGGGAAAGCGACAGAGAACGAAGAAGAAGAAACCGACCACCTCAAGTACACCACCGAGAAAGGACGAGGAGAGGCCGACCCAACAGAGAACATCGGGAAAGGCAACCGGTGGTCATGGGGGCAACCCCTTTCCACCACTCGATCCTTGGAGTACGACTACCAAAGCACTTTGACAAACCGACAGATATGAGTTATGACGGTACCCAGGATCCCCAGAaacatctaacggccttcgaggccaggatgaacctggaaggggtaGGTGACGAAGTGAGATGCCGAGCTTTCCCGGTAACCTTAGCAGGCCATCCAGGAAGGAAAGCTGGCCGAGTTCGCCCACCTGATAAGGAAACCTAGGTGGAGGGACCGGTCAACCGAGGACAAAAGCCGCACCGTAAAACAGAGACGGGAACCCGAGGAGGACACGGAGCGTGCCCTCACCGTGGTGAATGTGGTGGTTGGAAGGGATGCCCCTCCCAGGTCGAAGTCGGCTAGCAAGAAGGACGCCAAGGTTTTAGCTATGTCCTCTGGCCCCGCACCAACCTCTCGCAGGTTCCCCTTGATATCTTTCGGCCCCGAGGATCAATGGTTTGATGGGGTGGCGGAGAGTCTGCCGATGGTGATCACAGCCAGGGTGGGCACCGGCCTAGTAAAGCAGATCTTGGTGGACACAGGAGCTAATTCCAATATCATGTTTCGCAATGTTTTTGACGCCCTGAGCCTATGAGACGCTGACCTCTGAGGCCACCAGCACGGCGTGGTAGGCCTAGGTGACAACTTCATCAAGCCAGACGACGTAATTTCCCTCCTGGTCTCCATAGGCGAAGGCATGGGGAAGAGGTCGCTAATGGCAGAGTTCGTGGTCTTAAGAGACTCGACGGCCTACAACCTCATCCTGGGGAGGAATACCATCAACGAATTTGGGGCGGTGATCTCTACCAAGCTATTGCTAATGAAGTTTGTAGCTGATGATGGATCAGTTGGGACCATCAGAGGAGACCTAGAGACGGCAGTCACATGCGACAACGCTAGCCTCTCCCTGAGAAAGAAATCTAAAGAAGCATTCGTTGTCTTTCTTGCCGACCTAGATGCCAGGGTCGATGACAAACCCAGGCCGGAACCAAAGGGAGATCTTGAAAAGTTCAGGGTCGGCAATTCAGACGAGAAGGAAAATGATCAGGGCTAACGACCTGAAGGAACCTCtgatggaaatgatcagggctGACGGCGACCTATTTGCTTGGACACCAGCTGACATGCCGGGGATAGACCCGCAGCTCATGTTGCATCGCTTGGCCGTCAAGGCAGAGGCCAAACCGGTGGCTCAGAGGAGAAGGAAAATGTCACAAGAAAGAGCAGAGGAGGTGTTCAGACAGACGGCCAACCTCCTCGAAGCGGGATTTATCCGGGAACTCGACTACTCGACTTGGCTGTCGAACGTAGCTCTAGTAAGAAAGCACAATGGAAATTGGAGGATGTGCAAGGATTACTCCAATCTTAACAAagcatgtcccaaggactgctaccccctacCCAACATTGACGCGCTCGTCGACGCGGCGGTAGGATATCGATATCTaagcttcatggatgcttattctagCTACAATCAGATACCAATGCACCGGCTAGATGAAGAAAAAATAGCATTCATAACGCCGGGGGAATATATTGCTACAAGGTAATGCCATTCGGGATGAAGAACGCtggggccacataccaaaggttaATGAACAAGATATTCGGCGACCTCATAGGCAAAACGGTGGAAGTATACGTGGATGATATCCTTGCAAAGACCACCCGACCTGAGGACCTCTTAAGCGACCTAAGAAATGTGTTCGCTTCcctccgacaacacggcatgaggctcaacccgcttaAGTGTGCCTTTTCCATGGAAGCAGGAAAGTTTTTGGGGTTTATGATAACCCAGAGAGGGGTGGAGGCCAACCCTGAAAAGTGTCAAGCAATACTTCAAATGAAGAGCTCGGGCTGCGTTAAGGACGTTCAGAGGTTGTCAGGAAGGCTCATCGCACTGTCCCGCTTCCTCGGGGCGTCGGCTACAAAAGCCCTGCCGTTTTTCAACTTGATGAGGAAGGGGATAGATTTCGAATGGACCCCGGCATGTGAAGAAGCATTCAAGCATTTCAAAGAGATCCTTGCAACACCACCTATTCTCGGGAGACCCAAGGTCGGAAAACCACTATACCTGTACTTGGCCATAACGGATGAAGCGACGGCGGCGGTTTTAGTGCGAGAAGAAAGAAAGATCCAACAACCAATTTACTTTGTGAGTAAAGCACTGCAAAGAGCAGAATTGAGATACAGCAAGTTAGAGAAGTTGTCATTTACACTCCTGACCTCTTCCCGTAGATTGCGACAGTATTTCCAAGGTCATCAAGTGGTTGTGAGGACAGACCAGGGAATCCGCCAGGTATTCCAGAAACCTGACTTAGCGGGAAGAATGATGACTTGGGCCATCGAACTATCCCAGTACGACTTGCAGTATGAACCCAGGCATGCGATTAAGGCGCAGGCCATGGCCGACTTCTTGGTAGAAGTAACGGGAGATCCAACCGAGACAACGAGCATACGGTGGAAGCTCCACGTAGACGGGGCATCCAACCAAATGTTCGGAGGTGCCGGGATCATCCTGGAAAGCCCAGCCGGAGTCATCTACGAACAATCGATCAAGTTCGAGTTCCTGGTGTCAAACAATCAAGCGGAGTACGAGCCCCTTCTGGGCGGCTTAATCCTGGCTAGGGAAGTCGGAGCCACAAGGCTAGAAGTTTACAGTGACTCGCAGGTCGTTACTTCTCAGGTCAATGGGACCTACCAAGCCAGAGACTCACTGTTATAGAAGTACCTGGAGAGGGTCAAAGAGTTGAGCAAACAATTCGaggaggtcaggatccaacacgTTCCGAGAGAAAGGAATGCACGGGCAGACATCCTGTCCAAGCTAGCAAGCACAAAACCAGGGGGCGGCAATCGGTCTCTCATTCAGGGTTTGATAAAAGAACCAGCGGTCACCCTCCACTTGACAAAGATAGATCCCTCTTGGATGGACCCAATCACTGATTTCTTGGAAAGCGGCAAGCTCCTTGATGGCGAGAAGTCGGCGAAAGCGTTGAGAAGGGAGGCGGCCAAATATGTGATCATACAAGGTTAGTTGTTTAAGAAGGGACTCAGCCAACTCTTGTTGAAATACCTGCATCCCAACCAAACGGACTATGTGCTCAGAGAGGTCCATGAGGGGTGCTGtggtcaccacatcgggggcaaagccctatcAAGAAAGCTCATCAGAGTTGGTTATTACTGGCCATCGATGATGAAGGACTCCAAAGAATTCGTAAGGAAATGCGTCAAGTACCAGGAGAATGCCAATTTCTACAGGGCGCCGGCAACTGAGCTAAGTCTATTGACGTCTTCCCAACCTTTCTCACATTGAGGAGTCGACCTCCTGGGACCCTTTCCGGCCGGTCCAGGGCAAGTCAAGTACCTTATAGTTGCTATCGACTACTATACCAAGTGGATAGAGGCTGAGCCACTGGCCAAcatatcctcatccaattgtCAGAAGTTTATGTGGAGACAGGTGGTAACTCAATTCGGCATCCCTGAGGTCATTATCTCTGATAACGGGATGCAGTTCACTGATAAGAAGTTCGTAGAGTTTCTCACCGGTTTGGGTATAAAGCAAAAGTTCTCATCCGTGGAACACCCCCAGACGAACGGCCAAGTTGAGGCCGCGAATAAGGTCATCTTGCTAGGCCTCAAAAAGCGGCTTGATAAGAAAAAGGGAACATGGGCTGACGAACTCGCCTCAGTCCTCTGGTCCTACCGCACAACCCAGCAAT
The DNA window shown above is from Arachis ipaensis cultivar K30076 chromosome B08, Araip1.1, whole genome shotgun sequence and carries:
- the LOC107614192 gene encoding DNA damage-repair/toleration protein DRT100, producing MASSSSLLFLTLFILSVISAVTACPPSDRAALIAFKDALTEPYLGIFQTWTGNDCCQGWYGLSCDPNTHRVTDINLRGESQDLIFQKLQRTGYMTGNISPEICKLTGLSTLVVADWKAISGDIPSCISSSLSSLRILDLTGNQISGDIPADIGKLRRLTVLSLGDNAISGKIPKSIVNLAGLKHLDLSNNQISGALPWNFGNLRMLSRALLSRNELTGSIPKSIFKMNRLADLDLSMNRITGSIPVQLGKMKVLSTLKLDGNSMSGQIPSKLLSNSGMGILNLSRNGFEGAIPDVFGVRTYFMALDLSHNNLTGKIPGSLSSVRFVGHLDLSHNHLCGTIPIGSPFDHLDAASFSDNDCLCGNPLKSCE